One segment of Primulina tabacum isolate GXHZ01 chromosome 6, ASM2559414v2, whole genome shotgun sequence DNA contains the following:
- the LOC142549361 gene encoding hexosyltransferase GAUT11-like, with the protein MRRRPADYRRPIRRRLSYWICALLLVFSFVGFVLFVVQHNHTDEDHAEQPVMERNEFNDRESHENRNFTEDISSARSYARQLAEQMTLAKAYVVIAKEHNNLHLAWELSSKIRSCQFLLSKAAMRDEPIDLEEAEPIIKSLSTLIFKAQDAHYDIATTIMTMKSHIQALEERASAANVQSTVFAQLTAESLPKKLHCIDMKLTANWLRNKSIQKLADESRNSPRLTDINLYHFCIFSDNILAISIVVNSTVSNAEHPKQLVFHVVTNGVKYGAMQAWFLSNDFKGAAVEVQNIENFAWLNASYSPLVKQLHDVDSQKYYFGSLQDTTLEPKFRNPKYLSILNHLRFYIPEIYPQLEKVVFLDDDIVVQKDLIPLFSLDLHGNVNGAVETCLESFHRYYKYLNFSNPLISTKFDPQACGWAFGMNVFDLISWRKANVTARYHHWQEQNADRSLWKLGTLPPGLLAFYGLTEPLDRRWHVLGLGYDMNIDSRLIETAAVIHFNGNMKPWLDLSIGRYRPLWEQYVHQTHPYLQECATSL; encoded by the exons ATGCGGCGTCGGCCAGCCGACTATCGCCGCCCGATCCGTAGGAGGTTATCGTATTGGATCTGTGCACTTCTCTTGGTATTCTCTTTTGTTGGATTTGTTTTGTTCGTTGTTCAGCATAATCACACTGATGAGGATCATGCGGAACAGCCGGTGATG GAGAGAAATGAGTTCAATGACCGGGAATCTCACGAGAATCGAAATTTTACCGAAGATATATCAAGTGCCAGATCATATGCCAGACAATTAGCAGAGCAGATGACCCTTGCCAAAGCTTATGTTGTTATAGCCAAGGAACATAATAATCTTCATCTTGCTTGGGAGCTTAGTTCAAAAATAAGAAGTTGCCAATTCTTGCTTTCCAAGGCTGCAATGAGAGACGAGCCCATAGATCTAGAGGAGGCTGAACCGATTATTAAAAGTTTATCAACCCTGATTTTTAAGGCACAAGATGCCCATTATGATATCGCGACGACAATAATGACAATGAAGTCTCATATTCAAGCTCTGGAAGAACGTGCAAGTGCCGCAAATGTCCAGAGTACTGTATTTGCACAATTGACTGCTGAATCACTACCCAAGAAGCTTCATTGCATTGACATGAAACTCACTGCCAATTGGCTTCGGAACAAGTCGATCCAGAAGCTTGCAGATGAGAGTCGGAACTCTCCTCGATTAACAGACATTAATCTTTACCACTTTTGTATATTTTCAGATAATATTCTGGCTATTTCAATCGTCGTTAATTCTACAGTGTCTAATGCCGAACATCCAAAGCAACTTGTATTCCATGTTGTTACAAATGGAGTAAAATATGGGGCAATGCAGGCTTGGTTCCTCAGTAATGATTTCAAAGGTGCTGCTGTAGAAGTCCAAAATATCGAAAACTTTGCGTGGTTGAATGCGTCCTATTCTCCACTGGTAAAACAGCTCCATGATGTTGATTCACAGAAATACTACTTTGGAAGTTTGCAAGATACTACTCTTGAGCCGAAGTTTCGTAATCCCAAGTATCTGTCTATTCTAAATCACCTTCGGTTCTATATCCCCGAGATTTATCCCCAATTGGAAAAGGTAGTTTTTCTCGATGATGACATTGTGGTTCAGAAGGATTTGATTCCTCTCTTTTCCTTGGATTTGCATGGAAACGTAAATGGCGCGGTTGAAACTTGTCTTGAATCTTTCCACCGCTACTACAAGTACCTCAATTTTTCGAACCCACTGATCAGCACGAAATTTGATCCTCAAGCGTGTGGATGGGCATTTGGGATGAATGTTTTTGACTTGATTTCTTGGAGAAAAGCGAATGTGACTGCAAGATATCATCATTGGCAGGAACAAAATGCGGACAGGTCACTTTGGAAGCTGGGCACACTTCCTCCTGGACTTTTAGCTTTCTATGGATTGACGGAGCCACTTGATCGGAGATGGCATGTCTTAGGATTGGGTTATGACATGAATATTGACAGCCGCTTAATCGAGACTGCTGCCGTGATTCACTTCAATGGGAACATGAAACCCTGGCTAGATCTTAGTATAGGCAGGTACAGACCTCTGTGGGAACAGTATGTGCATCAGACTCACCCTTATCTTCAAGAATGCGCGACAAGCTTATAA